Proteins encoded by one window of Cloeon dipterum chromosome 2, ieCloDipt1.1, whole genome shotgun sequence:
- the sws gene encoding neuropathy target esterase sws isoform X5, which yields MSRLWDQLWAVAGPDALRSSWNDSADFLLQNKVGLLWLLLLAVVVTVTTLLVRKWKNKGFVADLIPAEVKEVLGVGGGRPRFRKRDKVLFYGRKMLRKVTSISRQVHSTQGKRKKLIKFAGRWLQFKRDAVPAQLKVLEPPSEYLEEATTSGQDDRVPLDALYILQSIRVFGHFEKPVFLTLCKHVEVVRLHAGSYLFKIGDPDENVYVVQDGLLNVYITGTDSTTLTLKYVKKGESVTSLLSFVDVLAGHPSPYKTVSARAIEDSIVLRLPVNAFQEVFEEYPDTFIRVIQVIMVRLQRVTFTALHQHLGLSAELVNPGPAHHQKRRTSPFVTSPSKSRHSWVQAEDTMDAEFSPEGTQPVPIVRPRTHRAASSAHTPDMVPELDPTISPQPPDLTRRRTVPDLNDEDTLIEIATAAFVRELGLDDATVLQGGKVQLRDVPVGTHLMKEDSHKDVALIYVISGMLTVSQKSAVNPQEDDEVYMFSASHGEVVGGLAVLTGEPSFFTIKAKHFTRIALLSKSTFYSIMRERPKVVLHVARTVVRRLSPFVRQVDFALDWVFPESGRALYRQDNDSDCTYVVLSGRLRSVITHANGKKELVGEYGKGDLVGIVEMVTKTKRSTTVMAVRDTELAKLPEGLFNAIKLRFPIVVTRLISLLGHRILGSWQKPSIGRAIDSRPTQVNLSTVAVVGSSDDVPLTAFSHELFHALAATGHCLRLTSESIRKSQGMSILDPNNEYRLTSWLAQQEDQHRIVLYQCDTSMSAWSQRCIRQADCVLIVGLFERGPNVGKMEKEVERLGMRTQKELVLLHREGSAKPKNTVEWLNNRTWISQHHHLICPKRMFSKRSQNQIAELYSKLMLTPPDIHSDFSRLARWLTGTSVGLVLGGGGARGAAHVGMIKAILEAGIPIDMVGGVSIGAFMGGLWCLERDIVTMTQKAREWSKKMTSWFKQLLDLTYPATSMFTGSVFNQTIRDTFGETLIEDLWIPYFTVTTDISASAPRIHTHGSLWRYIRASMSLSGYMPPLCDPTDGHLLLDGGYVNNLPGVLWRYCRASMSVAGIFPPVCDPHDGHLLIDGCYVNNVPADVMRSQGARHILAIDVGSQDDKDLTNYGDTLSGWWLLWKRWNPFTSPVRVPNLPDIQTRLAYVSCVRQLEEVKTSDYCEYIRPPIDKYKTLQFGSFDEIKDVGFLCGKTYFAGLLKAGSTLPYTNSRAEEIAPCALSAVLSSRTLIRRTMPDASPHYTFTDLAQMVCKEPKYVDEGRVESPGERSGLLQRFLLKLAESSSEEDYYEDDDDDEDDTDQEAQVGGYVSEPTVGTSMRQPKQKGYSLSDNELDDARIGRIDLTDVSYV from the exons ATGAGCCGCCTCTGGGACCAGCTGTGGGCCGTCGCCGGCCCCGACGCCCTCAGGTCTTCCTGGAACGACTCGGCGGATTTCCTGCTGCAGAACAAG GTGGGGCTGCTGTGGCTGTTGCTGCTGGCCGTGGTGGTGACGGTGACGACGCTGCTCGTGCGGAAATGGAAGAACAAAG GTTTCGTTGCAGACCTGATCCCGGCCGAGGTGAAGGAGGTGCTGGGCGTGGGCGGCGGGCGGCCGCGCTTCCGCAAGCGGGACAAGGTGCTCTTCTACGGACGCAAGATGCTGCGCAAGGTGACCAGCATCTCTCGGCAGGTGCACAGCACGCAGGGCAAGCGCAAGAAGCTCATCAAGTTCGCAGGCCGATGGCTGCAGTTCAAGCGCGACGCCGTCCCGGCCCAACTCAAGGTGCTCGAGCCGCCCTCCGAGTACCTCGAGGAGGCCACCACCTCCGGACAGGACGACCGCGTCCCCCTCGACGCTCTCTACATCCTCCAGAGCATAAG GGTGTTCGGACATTTCGAGAAGCCCGTCTTCCTGACGCTGTGCAAGCACGTGGAGGTGGTTCGTCTGCACGCCGGCTCGTACCTTTTCAAAATCG GTGACCCGGACGAGAACGTGTACGTGGTGCAGGACGGGCTGCTGAATGTGTACATCACGGGCACTGACTCGACGACGCTGACCCTGAAGTACGTGAAGAAGGGCGAGAGCGTGACGTCGCTGCTCAGCTTCGTCGACGTGCTCGCCGGACACCCCAGCCCCTACAAAACCGTCTCCGCCAGGGCCATCGAGGACTCCATCGTCCTCAGGCTTCCAGTCAATGCCTTCCAAGAGGTCTTCGAG GAATACCCTGACACGTTCATCAGGGTGATTCAGGTGATCATGGTGCGTCTGCAGCGGGTCACGTTCACGGCGCTTCACCAGCACCTCGGTCTCAGCGCCGAGCTAGTCAATCCG GGTCCGGCGCACCACCAGAAGCGGCGGACGAGTCCGTTTGTGACGTCGCCGTCCAAGAGCAGGCACTCGTGGGTGCAGGCGGAAG ACACGATGGACGCCGAGTTCAGTCCCGAGGGCACGCAACCGGTGCCCATCGTGAGGCCGCGGACGCACAGGGCGGCCTCCTCGGCGCACACGCCCGACATGGTGCCGGAGCTCGACCCCACCATCTCGCCCCAG CCTCCCGACCTGACGCGCCGCCGCACGGTGCCCGATTTGAACGACGAGGACACCCTGATCGAGATCGCCACGGCTGCCTTCGTCAGGGAGCTCGGCCTCGACGACGCCACCGTGCTCCAGGGTGGAAAAGTTCAGCTCAGGGACGTGCCCGTCGGCACCCACCTCATGAAGGAAGACTCGCACAAG GACGTGGCGCTGATTTACGTTATCTCCGGCATGCTGACGGTGTCGCAAAAGAGCGCGGTGAACCCGCAGGAGGACGACGAGGTGTACATGTTCTCGGCGTCGCATGGCGAGGTCGTGGGTGGGCTGGCCGTCCTCACGGGCGAGCCCAGCTTCTTCACCATCAAAGCAAAACACTTTACTAGGATTGCTCTTTTATCAAAGAGCACTTTTTATAG taTCATGCGAGAACGGCCGAAGGTCGTTCTGCACGTGGCCCGAACCGTGGTCCGCAGGCTGTCACCTTTCGTGAGACAGGTCGACTTCGCCCTGGACTGGGTCTTTCCCGAGAGTGGCCGCGCACTCTACAG ACAAGATAACGATTCTGACTGCACTTACGTGGTGCTGAGCGGGCGTCTTCGATCTGTGATCACGCACGCGAACGGCAAAAAGGAGCTGGTCGGCGAGTACGGCAAGGGCGACCTCGTCGGAATT gtcGAGATGGTGACCAAAACCAAGCGGAGCACCACCGTCATGGCTGTGAGAGACACCGAGCTTGCAAAATTGCCTGAAG gtcTCTTCAACGCGATCAAACTGCGCTTCCCGATCGTGGTGACGCGGCTGATCAGTTTGCTCGGCCACCGCATCCTTGGCTCCTGGCAGAAACCCTCCATCGGCCGTGCCATCGATTCCAGGCCAACTCAG gtGAATTTGTCCACGGTGGCGGTGGTGGGTAGTTCGGACGACGTGCCGCTGACGGCGTTCTCGCACGAGCTGTTCCACGCGCTGGCGGCGACCGGCCACTGTCTGCGGCTGACGTCGGAATCGATCCGCAAGTCGCAGGGCATGTCCATCCTCGACCCGAACAACGAGTACCGGCTGACGTCGTGGCTGGCCCAGCAGGAGGACCAGCACCGCATCGTGCTCTACCAGTGCGACACCTCCATGTCCGCCTGGAGCCAGCGCTGCATCAGACAGGCCGATTGCGTCCTCATCGTCGGACTCTTCGAACGCGGACCCAACGTCGGAAAG ATGGAAAAGGAGGTTGAGCGTCTGGGCATGCGGACGCAGAAGGAGCTGGTGCTGCTGCATCGAGAAGGCAGCGCCAAGCCGAAGAACACGGTCGAATGGCTGAACAACCGCACCTGGATATCGCAGCACCACCACCTCATCTGCCCAAAACGCATGTTCTCGAAGCGATCGCAGAACCAAATCGCGGAATTGTACAGCAAACTCATGCTGACGCCGCCGGACATCCACTCGGACTTTTCGCGGCTGGCGCGCTGGCTGACGGGCACCTCGGTCGGCCTcgtgctcggcggcggcggcgccaggGGCGCCGCACACGTCGGCATGATCAAGGCCATTTTG GAGGCCGGCATTCCGATCGACATGGTCGGGGGCGTGTCCATCGGCGCCTTCATGGGCGGGCTCTGGTGCCTGGAGAGGGACATCGTCACCATGACCCAGAAGGCCAGGGAGTGGTCCaag AAAATGACGAGCTGGTTCAAGCAGCTGCTGGACCTGACCTACCCTGCGACCTCCATGTTCACGGGCAGCGTGTTCAATCAGACGATCCGCGACACGTTCGGCGAGACGCTGATCGAGGATCTGTGGATCCCGTACTTCACGGTCACGACGGACATCTCGGCGAGCGCGCCGCGCATCCACACCCACG GATCGTTGTGGCGTTACATTCGGGCGTCCATGTCCCTTTCCGGCTACATGCCGCCCCTGTGTGACCCCACCGATGGCCACCTGCTGCTCGACGGAGGGTACGTCAACAACCTGCCAG GCGTGCTTTGGAGGTACTGCCGCGCCAGCATGTCGGTGGCGGGCATTTTCCCGCCCGTTTGCGACCCGCACGACGGGCACTTGCTCATCGACGGGTGTTACGTCAACAACGTGCCAG CGGACGTGATGCGCAGCCAAGGTGCGAGGCACATCCTGGCCATCGACGTGGGCTCGCAGGACGACAAGGACCTGACCAACTACGGCGACACGCTCTCAGGCTGGTGGCTGCTGTGGAAGCGCTGGAATCCCTTCACCTCGCCCGTCCGCGTGCCGAACCTGCCAGACATCCAGACGCGACTCGCCTACGTCTCCTGCGTCCGACAACTCGAG GAGGTGAAAACGAGCGACTACTGCGAGTACATCCGGCCGCCGATCGACAAGTACAAAACGCTGCAGTTCGGCAGCTTCGACGAGATCAAG GACGTGGGCTTCCTGTGCGGGAAGACGTATTTCGCGGGCCTGCTGAAGGCGGGCAGCACGCTGCCGTACACCAACAGCCGGGCCGAGGAGATCGCGCCGTGCGCTCTGAGCGCGGTGCTGAGCAGCCGCACCCTGATCCGGAGGACGATGCCGGACGCCTCGCCGCACTACACCTTCACCGACCTGGCGCAGATGGTGTGCAAGGAGCCGAAATACGTGGACGAAG GCCGGGTGGAGTCGCCAGGTGAGCGCAGCGGACTGCTTCAACGCTTTCTTCTCAAACTTGCAGAGTCGTCGAGCGAGGAGGACTACTAcgaggacgacgacgacgacgaggacGACACGGACCAGGAGGCGCAGGTGGGCGGCTACGTGTCCGAGCCGACGGTCGGCACCAGCATGCGC
- the sws gene encoding neuropathy target esterase sws isoform X6: MSRLWDQLWAVAGPDALRSSWNDSADFLLQNKVGLLWLLLLAVVVTVTTLLVRKWKNKGFVADLIPAEVKEVLGVGGGRPRFRKRDKVLFYGRKMLRKVTSISRQVHSTQGKRKKLIKFAGRWLQFKRDAVPAQLKVLEPPSEYLEEATTSGQDDRVPLDALYILQSIRVFGHFEKPVFLTLCKHVEVVRLHAGSYLFKIGDPDENVYVVQDGLLNVYITGTDSTTLTLKYVKKGESVTSLLSFVDVLAGHPSPYKTVSARAIEDSIVLRLPVNAFQEVFEEYPDTFIRVIQVIMVRLQRVTFTALHQHLGLSAELVNPGPAHHQKRRTSPFVTSPSKSRHSWVQAEGEQAPEEPSSLFEELRLKDFFPSDTMDAEFSPEGTQPVPIVRPRTHRAASSAHTPDMVPELDPTISPQPPDLTRRRTVPDLNDEDTLIEIATAAFVRELGLDDATVLQGGKVQLRDVPVGTHLMKEDSHKDVALIYVISGMLTVSQKSAVNPQEDDEVYMFSASHGEVVGGLAVLTGEPSFFTIKAKHFTRIALLSKSTFYSIMRERPKVVLHVARTVVRRLSPFVRQVDFALDWVFPESGRALYRQDNDSDCTYVVLSGRLRSVITHANGKKELVGEYGKGDLVGIVEMVTKTKRSTTVMAVRDTELAKLPEGLFNAIKLRFPIVVTRLISLLGHRILGSWQKPSIGRAIDSRPTQVNLSTVAVVGSSDDVPLTAFSHELFHALAATGHCLRLTSESIRKSQGMSILDPNNEYRLTSWLAQQEDQHRIVLYQCDTSMSAWSQRCIRQADCVLIVGLFERGPNVGKMEKEVERLGMRTQKELVLLHREGSAKPKNTVEWLNNRTWISQHHHLICPKRMFSKRSQNQIAELYSKLMLTPPDIHSDFSRLARWLTGTSVGLVLGGGGARGAAHVGMIKAILEAGIPIDMVGGVSIGAFMGGLWCLERDIVTMTQKAREWSKKMTSWFKQLLDLTYPATSMFTGSVFNQTIRDTFGETLIEDLWIPYFTVTTDISASAPRIHTHGSLWRYIRASMSLSGYMPPLCDPTDGHLLLDGGYVNNLPADVMRSQGARHILAIDVGSQDDKDLTNYGDTLSGWWLLWKRWNPFTSPVRVPNLPDIQTRLAYVSCVRQLEEVKTSDYCEYIRPPIDKYKTLQFGSFDEIKDVGFLCGKTYFAGLLKAGSTLPYTNSRAEEIAPCALSAVLSSRTLIRRTMPDASPHYTFTDLAQMVCKEPKYVDEGRVESPGERSGLLQRFLLKLAESSSEEDYYEDDDDDEDDTDQEAQVGGYVSEPTVGTSMRQPKQKGYSLSDNELDDARIGRIDLTDVSYV, encoded by the exons ATGAGCCGCCTCTGGGACCAGCTGTGGGCCGTCGCCGGCCCCGACGCCCTCAGGTCTTCCTGGAACGACTCGGCGGATTTCCTGCTGCAGAACAAG GTGGGGCTGCTGTGGCTGTTGCTGCTGGCCGTGGTGGTGACGGTGACGACGCTGCTCGTGCGGAAATGGAAGAACAAAG GTTTCGTTGCAGACCTGATCCCGGCCGAGGTGAAGGAGGTGCTGGGCGTGGGCGGCGGGCGGCCGCGCTTCCGCAAGCGGGACAAGGTGCTCTTCTACGGACGCAAGATGCTGCGCAAGGTGACCAGCATCTCTCGGCAGGTGCACAGCACGCAGGGCAAGCGCAAGAAGCTCATCAAGTTCGCAGGCCGATGGCTGCAGTTCAAGCGCGACGCCGTCCCGGCCCAACTCAAGGTGCTCGAGCCGCCCTCCGAGTACCTCGAGGAGGCCACCACCTCCGGACAGGACGACCGCGTCCCCCTCGACGCTCTCTACATCCTCCAGAGCATAAG GGTGTTCGGACATTTCGAGAAGCCCGTCTTCCTGACGCTGTGCAAGCACGTGGAGGTGGTTCGTCTGCACGCCGGCTCGTACCTTTTCAAAATCG GTGACCCGGACGAGAACGTGTACGTGGTGCAGGACGGGCTGCTGAATGTGTACATCACGGGCACTGACTCGACGACGCTGACCCTGAAGTACGTGAAGAAGGGCGAGAGCGTGACGTCGCTGCTCAGCTTCGTCGACGTGCTCGCCGGACACCCCAGCCCCTACAAAACCGTCTCCGCCAGGGCCATCGAGGACTCCATCGTCCTCAGGCTTCCAGTCAATGCCTTCCAAGAGGTCTTCGAG GAATACCCTGACACGTTCATCAGGGTGATTCAGGTGATCATGGTGCGTCTGCAGCGGGTCACGTTCACGGCGCTTCACCAGCACCTCGGTCTCAGCGCCGAGCTAGTCAATCCG GGTCCGGCGCACCACCAGAAGCGGCGGACGAGTCCGTTTGTGACGTCGCCGTCCAAGAGCAGGCACTCGTGGGTGCAGGCGGAAGGTGAGCAGGCGCCGGAGGAACCGAGCTCGCTCTTCGAGGAACTCCGGCTAAAGGATTTTTTTCCCTCAGACACGATGGACGCCGAGTTCAGTCCCGAGGGCACGCAACCGGTGCCCATCGTGAGGCCGCGGACGCACAGGGCGGCCTCCTCGGCGCACACGCCCGACATGGTGCCGGAGCTCGACCCCACCATCTCGCCCCAG CCTCCCGACCTGACGCGCCGCCGCACGGTGCCCGATTTGAACGACGAGGACACCCTGATCGAGATCGCCACGGCTGCCTTCGTCAGGGAGCTCGGCCTCGACGACGCCACCGTGCTCCAGGGTGGAAAAGTTCAGCTCAGGGACGTGCCCGTCGGCACCCACCTCATGAAGGAAGACTCGCACAAG GACGTGGCGCTGATTTACGTTATCTCCGGCATGCTGACGGTGTCGCAAAAGAGCGCGGTGAACCCGCAGGAGGACGACGAGGTGTACATGTTCTCGGCGTCGCATGGCGAGGTCGTGGGTGGGCTGGCCGTCCTCACGGGCGAGCCCAGCTTCTTCACCATCAAAGCAAAACACTTTACTAGGATTGCTCTTTTATCAAAGAGCACTTTTTATAG taTCATGCGAGAACGGCCGAAGGTCGTTCTGCACGTGGCCCGAACCGTGGTCCGCAGGCTGTCACCTTTCGTGAGACAGGTCGACTTCGCCCTGGACTGGGTCTTTCCCGAGAGTGGCCGCGCACTCTACAG ACAAGATAACGATTCTGACTGCACTTACGTGGTGCTGAGCGGGCGTCTTCGATCTGTGATCACGCACGCGAACGGCAAAAAGGAGCTGGTCGGCGAGTACGGCAAGGGCGACCTCGTCGGAATT gtcGAGATGGTGACCAAAACCAAGCGGAGCACCACCGTCATGGCTGTGAGAGACACCGAGCTTGCAAAATTGCCTGAAG gtcTCTTCAACGCGATCAAACTGCGCTTCCCGATCGTGGTGACGCGGCTGATCAGTTTGCTCGGCCACCGCATCCTTGGCTCCTGGCAGAAACCCTCCATCGGCCGTGCCATCGATTCCAGGCCAACTCAG gtGAATTTGTCCACGGTGGCGGTGGTGGGTAGTTCGGACGACGTGCCGCTGACGGCGTTCTCGCACGAGCTGTTCCACGCGCTGGCGGCGACCGGCCACTGTCTGCGGCTGACGTCGGAATCGATCCGCAAGTCGCAGGGCATGTCCATCCTCGACCCGAACAACGAGTACCGGCTGACGTCGTGGCTGGCCCAGCAGGAGGACCAGCACCGCATCGTGCTCTACCAGTGCGACACCTCCATGTCCGCCTGGAGCCAGCGCTGCATCAGACAGGCCGATTGCGTCCTCATCGTCGGACTCTTCGAACGCGGACCCAACGTCGGAAAG ATGGAAAAGGAGGTTGAGCGTCTGGGCATGCGGACGCAGAAGGAGCTGGTGCTGCTGCATCGAGAAGGCAGCGCCAAGCCGAAGAACACGGTCGAATGGCTGAACAACCGCACCTGGATATCGCAGCACCACCACCTCATCTGCCCAAAACGCATGTTCTCGAAGCGATCGCAGAACCAAATCGCGGAATTGTACAGCAAACTCATGCTGACGCCGCCGGACATCCACTCGGACTTTTCGCGGCTGGCGCGCTGGCTGACGGGCACCTCGGTCGGCCTcgtgctcggcggcggcggcgccaggGGCGCCGCACACGTCGGCATGATCAAGGCCATTTTG GAGGCCGGCATTCCGATCGACATGGTCGGGGGCGTGTCCATCGGCGCCTTCATGGGCGGGCTCTGGTGCCTGGAGAGGGACATCGTCACCATGACCCAGAAGGCCAGGGAGTGGTCCaag AAAATGACGAGCTGGTTCAAGCAGCTGCTGGACCTGACCTACCCTGCGACCTCCATGTTCACGGGCAGCGTGTTCAATCAGACGATCCGCGACACGTTCGGCGAGACGCTGATCGAGGATCTGTGGATCCCGTACTTCACGGTCACGACGGACATCTCGGCGAGCGCGCCGCGCATCCACACCCACG GATCGTTGTGGCGTTACATTCGGGCGTCCATGTCCCTTTCCGGCTACATGCCGCCCCTGTGTGACCCCACCGATGGCCACCTGCTGCTCGACGGAGGGTACGTCAACAACCTGCCAG CGGACGTGATGCGCAGCCAAGGTGCGAGGCACATCCTGGCCATCGACGTGGGCTCGCAGGACGACAAGGACCTGACCAACTACGGCGACACGCTCTCAGGCTGGTGGCTGCTGTGGAAGCGCTGGAATCCCTTCACCTCGCCCGTCCGCGTGCCGAACCTGCCAGACATCCAGACGCGACTCGCCTACGTCTCCTGCGTCCGACAACTCGAG GAGGTGAAAACGAGCGACTACTGCGAGTACATCCGGCCGCCGATCGACAAGTACAAAACGCTGCAGTTCGGCAGCTTCGACGAGATCAAG GACGTGGGCTTCCTGTGCGGGAAGACGTATTTCGCGGGCCTGCTGAAGGCGGGCAGCACGCTGCCGTACACCAACAGCCGGGCCGAGGAGATCGCGCCGTGCGCTCTGAGCGCGGTGCTGAGCAGCCGCACCCTGATCCGGAGGACGATGCCGGACGCCTCGCCGCACTACACCTTCACCGACCTGGCGCAGATGGTGTGCAAGGAGCCGAAATACGTGGACGAAG GCCGGGTGGAGTCGCCAGGTGAGCGCAGCGGACTGCTTCAACGCTTTCTTCTCAAACTTGCAGAGTCGTCGAGCGAGGAGGACTACTAcgaggacgacgacgacgacgaggacGACACGGACCAGGAGGCGCAGGTGGGCGGCTACGTGTCCGAGCCGACGGTCGGCACCAGCATGCGC